In a single window of the Campylobacter iguaniorum genome:
- a CDS encoding sulfatase-like hydrolase/transferase, translating into MKKYISHFFTFALFIFAMVIVARYKATPPYALIFNTIQFLLIFSAAFVLSGQWLRAINFSSIFTICVYYLSNLTYHFYKKPLFISDFLVFFDVSNWPIVFEYKSLIFIILIYILVLGYGVWAYRNTKKSSFKIRFGFLVFFIFLIFLDAFLIQTKLMKEHWAKTFPHAKEISMNLAMSFGSLEYSSPKFGDNYEYFKEKMRDVKPYKTSNLKPNLVLWLQESTVDASLYEPNLKQVPMFEGSEFKFKAFNRVHTFGGETFRSEFEILTGLNPDDFGSGSSTIFYSGTKHIKYSLPKLLKEQGYFVVALNPLLPNFFNVYNAYMDLGVDKYYHPSNLDCDNGEGYKNLWHLSSENFSKCVKKIYELHSSSKPLFIYATTINEHVPYNRHEKPKFGLKNTVLSDYYERQIELSNATMDFDKFMQRSKKPYVFAYFGDHQGLLGFKEKDLNLPYKNQLFITGFYVKGSKEINASIWDDLGELGLNTATLLELMQIKPNEHFEAIYAMKKLCGGVDDCENKELVKSYKSYIYDYLKSASKE; encoded by the coding sequence TTGAAAAAGTATATCTCACATTTTTTTACATTTGCACTGTTTATATTTGCCATGGTTATTGTAGCAAGATACAAGGCTACCCCCCCCTATGCGTTAATCTTTAACACAATACAATTTTTACTGATTTTTTCGGCAGCATTTGTTTTAAGCGGACAATGGCTAAGAGCTATAAATTTTAGCTCTATTTTTACGATTTGTGTTTATTATCTTTCAAATTTAACATATCATTTTTATAAAAAACCACTTTTTATATCAGATTTTTTAGTATTTTTTGATGTTTCAAACTGGCCTATTGTGTTTGAATATAAAAGCCTTATATTTATCATTTTGATTTATATTTTGGTGTTAGGGTATGGGGTTTGGGCGTATAGAAATACTAAAAAATCAAGCTTTAAAATACGTTTTGGCTTTTTGGTGTTTTTTATATTTTTGATTTTCTTAGATGCGTTTTTGATCCAAACAAAACTTATGAAAGAGCACTGGGCAAAAACATTTCCTCACGCAAAAGAGATAAGTATGAATCTAGCTATGTCGTTTGGAAGCTTGGAATATAGCTCGCCTAAATTTGGTGATAATTATGAATATTTCAAAGAAAAAATGAGAGATGTGAAGCCTTATAAAACCTCAAATTTAAAGCCAAATTTGGTGTTGTGGCTGCAAGAAAGCACAGTTGATGCATCGCTATATGAGCCAAATTTAAAGCAAGTCCCTATGTTTGAAGGTAGTGAGTTTAAATTTAAAGCCTTTAATAGGGTTCATACTTTTGGCGGAGAGACGTTTAGAAGTGAGTTTGAGATACTTACTGGGCTTAATCCTGATGATTTTGGGAGTGGCTCATCGACGATTTTTTACAGTGGAACCAAACATATCAAATATTCTCTCCCTAAACTTCTAAAAGAGCAAGGGTATTTTGTAGTCGCCTTAAATCCTTTGCTGCCAAATTTTTTCAATGTTTATAATGCTTATATGGATTTGGGCGTGGATAAGTACTATCATCCGTCAAATTTGGATTGCGATAACGGTGAAGGATATAAAAATTTATGGCATCTTAGCAGTGAGAATTTTAGCAAATGTGTAAAAAAAATTTATGAATTGCACTCTAGTAGCAAACCGCTTTTTATCTATGCGACAACGATAAATGAGCATGTCCCGTACAATAGACACGAAAAGCCTAAATTTGGACTAAAAAACACTGTGCTTAGCGACTACTACGAAAGACAAATAGAGCTTAGCAATGCGACTATGGATTTTGATAAATTTATGCAACGTAGCAAAAAGCCTTATGTCTTTGCGTATTTTGGAGATCACCAAGGATTGCTCGGATTTAAAGAAAAAGATCTAAATTTGCCATACAAAAATCAGCTTTTTATAACCGGATTTTACGTCAAAGGTAGCAAAGAGATAAATGCTTCAATCTGGGATGATCTTGGAGAGCTTGGGCTAAATACTGCTACTTTACTTGAGCTTATGCAAATTAAACCAAACGAGCATTTTGAGGCGATTTATGCGATGAAAAAACTTTGTGGTGGCGTGGATGATTGTGAGAATAAAGAGCTTGTAAAAAGCTACAAAAGTTATATTTATGATTATTTAAAATCAGCTAGTAAAGAGTAA
- a CDS encoding exodeoxyribonuclease III yields MKLISWNVNGLRAVVGKDAFAWLGEQNPDFLGLQEIKASADKVPSEVYNLGFENISVNSGLRAGYSGVMSLAKFESASFKSQFFDDDEGRVLEHRFGDIVLFNIYFPNGQSGDDRLSHKMEFYDKFLAYINELTKQGKGVIFCGDVNTAHREIDLKNPKSNAKTSGFLPEERAWIDRVLESGFIDTFRFIHGDVSDAYSWWSYRFNARAKNVGWRIDYFFISQNLKSRLKDAFILSDITGSDHCPVGIEIEL; encoded by the coding sequence TTGAAACTGATTTCGTGGAATGTAAATGGGCTTAGAGCAGTCGTGGGCAAAGACGCTTTTGCGTGGCTAGGAGAGCAAAATCCTGATTTTCTTGGACTTCAAGAGATAAAAGCCAGCGCGGATAAAGTGCCAAGCGAAGTTTATAATCTTGGATTTGAAAATATAAGTGTAAATTCGGGTTTAAGAGCCGGATATAGTGGAGTTATGAGCTTGGCTAAATTTGAGAGTGCGAGCTTCAAATCGCAGTTTTTTGATGATGATGAGGGTAGGGTTTTGGAGCATAGATTTGGCGATATTGTGCTTTTTAATATCTATTTTCCAAACGGACAAAGTGGTGATGACAGACTTAGCCACAAAATGGAGTTTTATGATAAATTTTTAGCCTATATTAATGAGCTAACAAAGCAAGGAAAAGGCGTGATATTTTGCGGAGATGTCAATACAGCTCACCGTGAAATCGACCTAAAAAATCCAAAAAGCAATGCCAAAACAAGCGGATTTTTGCCTGAGGAAAGAGCGTGGATCGACCGCGTTTTGGAATCGGGGTTTATCGATACTTTTAGGTTTATTCATGGTGACGTGAGTGATGCATATTCTTGGTGGAGCTATAGATTTAATGCAAGAGCCAAAAATGTCGGCTGGAGAATCGACTACTTTTTCATCAGCCAAAATCTCAAAAGTAGGCTCAAAGACGCATTTATATTAAGCGATATAACTGGCAGCGACCATTGTCCTGTAGGTATTGAGATAGAGCTGTAA
- a CDS encoding phosphoethanolamine transferase, with translation MSISSNKFTLYFALFLTLLNYKFFAYTFSVSNLTNDILVLVAIPFLIFALMGVVFGLLFVPFLTKPLSIFLAVVGVIGAYFINTYGTILDSEMIRNAVQTDTKEVRDLLSLSMLPWLILAILVVGFIIKVKIVYKPFFKELAAKAIFVVSFLVLFGVVFAALSKDLVPFFRNHNDIRFYTTPFYPLYSTIKFSKSLAPKEPFKQIGLDATKNDDTKRLFVFVLGETARSFDYSINNYSLHDTNPYSKANDLLSFSDFSSCGTSTAISVPCMFSNFTRSDFSPSKASNTGNLLDVLKTAKVNVSWLGNNSGWCKGVCDRTSDSRDFGGTDFDEVMLEDVQKKISDANETSFIVVHLQGSHGPTYFKRYPKEFDKFKPTCDTATLKDCSHEQIVNTYDNTILYTDYIVNKIVDMLKNNTKFETGLFYVSDHGESLGENGIYLHGMPYALAPEFQTKVPAMLYLDDETRLEKLRNLKDSELSQDYIFSSILGFFGIKSEIYNPNLDIFAK, from the coding sequence GTGTCTATAAGCTCAAACAAATTTACCTTATATTTTGCGCTGTTTTTAACCTTGCTAAACTACAAATTTTTCGCCTACACTTTTAGCGTATCAAATTTGACAAATGACATTTTAGTTTTGGTCGCGATTCCATTTTTGATATTTGCTTTGATGGGCGTAGTTTTTGGGCTTTTATTTGTGCCGTTTCTCACCAAACCACTTAGCATTTTTCTAGCTGTCGTTGGCGTGATTGGCGCGTATTTTATAAATACTTATGGCACGATACTTGATAGCGAAATGATAAGAAATGCCGTCCAAACAGACACAAAAGAGGTGCGAGACTTGCTTAGCCTTAGTATGTTGCCTTGGCTGATTTTAGCCATTTTGGTCGTGGGTTTTATAATAAAAGTTAAAATTGTCTACAAACCATTTTTCAAAGAGCTTGCAGCTAAAGCTATTTTTGTGGTTTCATTTTTGGTTTTATTTGGCGTAGTTTTTGCCGCGCTTAGCAAGGATTTGGTGCCATTTTTTAGAAACCACAACGACATTAGATTTTACACCACGCCATTTTATCCCTTGTATTCAACTATCAAATTTAGCAAATCGCTTGCACCAAAAGAACCATTTAAACAAATCGGACTTGATGCGACCAAGAATGATGATACAAAACGCCTTTTTGTCTTTGTGCTTGGCGAGACTGCGAGAAGCTTTGATTATTCGATAAATAACTACTCTCTTCACGATACAAACCCATACTCAAAAGCAAATGATTTGCTTAGTTTCAGCGATTTTAGCTCATGTGGGACAAGCACAGCTATCAGCGTTCCTTGTATGTTTTCTAACTTCACAAGAAGTGATTTTAGCCCAAGCAAAGCCTCAAATACTGGCAATTTACTAGACGTCTTAAAAACCGCAAAAGTAAATGTCTCATGGCTAGGCAACAACTCTGGCTGGTGTAAAGGAGTTTGCGATAGGACAAGTGACTCAAGAGATTTTGGCGGAACGGATTTTGATGAAGTTATGCTTGAAGATGTACAAAAAAAGATATCTGACGCAAACGAAACTTCATTTATCGTTGTCCACCTCCAAGGCAGCCATGGGCCGACATATTTCAAACGCTACCCAAAAGAGTTTGATAAGTTCAAACCCACTTGCGACACTGCGACTTTAAAAGACTGTAGCCACGAGCAGATCGTAAATACATACGATAATACCATTTTATACACTGATTATATAGTAAATAAAATCGTTGATATGCTAAAAAACAATACCAAATTTGAAACTGGGCTATTTTATGTGAGCGATCACGGGGAGAGTCTTGGGGAAAATGGAATATACTTGCATGGTATGCCTTATGCTCTAGCACCTGAATTCCAGACCAAAGTCCCTGCAATGCTATATTTAGATGATGAAACAAGACTTGAAAAGCTAAGAAATTTAAAAGATAGCGAGCTTTCACAAGACTATATTTTTAGCTCAATTCTTGGATTTTTTGGTATCAAATCAGAGATTTATAATCCAAATTTAGATATATTTGCCAAATAA
- a CDS encoding diacylglycerol kinase — protein MRNQPKYNFFKNTNYAVDGLKDIIKNEKSFKIELFCIILLAIFSLFLKLSLALHLLLISSLFVILIVEAINSAIERCVDLVTKEYNELAKKAKDAGSAAVFLSISLASLIWIFVLGSLIW, from the coding sequence ATGAGAAACCAGCCAAAATACAACTTTTTTAAAAACACAAACTACGCAGTTGATGGTTTAAAAGACATCATCAAAAACGAAAAAAGCTTTAAAATAGAGCTTTTTTGTATAATTTTGCTTGCGATTTTTTCACTATTTTTGAAGTTGAGCCTAGCTCTTCATCTGCTTTTAATCAGCTCACTTTTTGTGATTTTGATAGTTGAGGCGATAAACTCAGCTATCGAAAGATGCGTAGATCTAGTCACAAAAGAGTATAACGAGCTTGCCAAAAAAGCCAAAGACGCTGGAAGTGCAGCTGTTTTTTTAAGCATTAGCTTGGCTAGTTTGATTTGGATTTTTGTCTTAGGAAGTCTGATTTGGTAA
- a CDS encoding replication/maintenance protein RepL, whose protein sequence is MVIEIFKQILGEKKVAVIEFLASNAYEDGTIKYKITEICSELNVSKPTVIETLKLLEQKGVIKKIKTGVYKLTLEPQKLQNPQMLG, encoded by the coding sequence TTGGTAATAGAGATTTTCAAGCAAATTTTAGGCGAAAAAAAGGTTGCCGTGATAGAGTTTTTAGCCAGCAACGCCTATGAAGATGGCACCATAAAATACAAAATAACTGAAATCTGCTCCGAACTAAATGTAAGCAAACCAACAGTCATCGAAACCCTAAAACTACTCGAACAAAAAGGCGTAATCAAAAAAATCAAAACCGGAGTTTATAAGCTCACTTTAGAGCCCCAAAAGCTGCAAAACCCCCAAATGCTCGGCTAA
- a CDS encoding manganese efflux pump MntP, with protein MEIIFLAIALAMDSVALSMANGARCKNLNLADVLKMSFIFGLAQAIMPAVGYVFGLAFVKFIASIDHFIAFVILTFLGAKMIKESKDMDPKCSLNLNLRMLMLGAIATSIDALAVGVTLSFGDANIYEACLIIGAVCFILCVAASFVGRVLGDMLESKAMILGGVILIALGVKILAEHLGVLQLLGL; from the coding sequence ATGGAAATCATTTTTTTGGCTATTGCTTTAGCTATGGATAGCGTGGCTTTAAGCATGGCAAATGGTGCAAGGTGTAAAAATCTAAATTTGGCTGACGTGCTAAAAATGTCGTTTATTTTTGGTCTGGCTCAGGCTATTATGCCAGCTGTTGGTTATGTTTTTGGGCTTGCTTTTGTTAAATTTATAGCTTCGATAGATCATTTTATCGCTTTTGTGATTCTTACGTTTTTGGGTGCAAAAATGATAAAAGAGAGCAAGGATATGGATCCTAAGTGTTCGCTAAATTTAAATCTCAGAATGCTTATGCTTGGAGCAATCGCCACAAGTATCGACGCACTTGCAGTCGGTGTGACGCTTAGTTTTGGTGATGCAAATATTTATGAAGCCTGTTTGATTATCGGGGCGGTTTGCTTTATTTTGTGTGTGGCGGCGAGCTTTGTTGGCAGGGTTTTGGGCGATATGCTTGAGAGTAAGGCCATGATTTTAGGCGGCGTGATACTTATAGCACTTGGTGTTAAAATTTTAGCCGAGCATTTGGGGGTTTTGCAGCTTTTGGGGCTCTAA
- a CDS encoding DMT family transporter yields the protein MKKNIVAELLLVFVAISWGGTFLPVAEAIKSINVFSFLFWRFLLAVILMYILTIKVIKFDKISILCGLFLGFWLFGGFTLQTYALKFTYSSTVAFITGLNVVVVPFSMLIFFKQSVNKFAFAGAFIAIIGLYFLSGNEGLGFGLGESLAIICAICYALHIAFTGVLVQKCNIYAMVVSQFFAVAFLCFLGAVFFGEDNAKSVLGGLEFSLEADFLIAIVVCAVFATVFAYFVQTYAQVYTTPTKTALILTLEPVSAGIIGYFFGGEVLSMAQICGAVAILFGVLFSELGSNLVKNSSIKLD from the coding sequence TTGAAAAAAAATATTGTAGCAGAGTTATTACTAGTTTTTGTGGCGATCTCTTGGGGCGGGACGTTTTTGCCTGTGGCTGAAGCGATAAAGAGTATAAATGTTTTTAGCTTTTTGTTTTGGAGATTTTTACTGGCCGTTATTTTGATGTATATTTTGACGATAAAAGTGATTAAATTTGACAAGATTTCCATTCTTTGTGGCTTGTTTTTGGGATTTTGGCTATTTGGTGGATTTACTTTGCAAACTTACGCGCTCAAATTTACTTATAGTTCCACTGTGGCTTTTATCACTGGGCTAAATGTCGTTGTAGTGCCATTTTCTATGCTTATATTTTTCAAACAAAGCGTCAATAAATTTGCATTTGCAGGTGCTTTTATAGCCATCATTGGGCTGTATTTTTTGAGCGGAAATGAAGGGCTTGGATTTGGGCTTGGAGAGAGTTTGGCTATAATTTGTGCTATTTGCTACGCCTTGCATATCGCATTTACTGGGGTTTTAGTACAAAAATGCAACATCTATGCCATGGTGGTTTCTCAGTTTTTTGCTGTGGCGTTTTTGTGCTTTTTGGGCGCGGTGTTTTTTGGGGAAGATAATGCTAAAAGCGTGCTTGGCGGGCTTGAGTTTAGCCTTGAGGCAGACTTTTTGATAGCCATTGTTGTTTGCGCTGTTTTTGCCACAGTGTTTGCGTATTTCGTTCAGACATACGCCCAAGTCTACACCACACCGACCAAAACTGCCCTAATCCTTACTCTTGAGCCAGTAAGCGCTGGGATTATCGGGTATTTTTTTGGTGGGGAAGTTTTGAGTATGGCTCAAATTTGTGGTGCTGTGGCGATACTTTTTGGGGTGCTTTTTAGCGAACTTGGTTCAAATTTAGTCAAAAACTCATCTATAAAATTAGACTGA